A section of the Roseivirga sp. BDSF3-8 genome encodes:
- a CDS encoding DUF4856 domain-containing protein → MRKPLYTLLVFGALFASCSEDDDSPMVNELEVPQTYTFQSFNASGSSGEAITDDLAELAGYMKTGRPGDAGDPDRNQTLNSQSLLEIYTNNGNTPSLSAVTTSEYDALVRDWFSEIAAASGNTYGEGAEGGTYGGYLVDENAVELEQFIEKGLYGAALYNQAVTVHLNTNNTTEGLGATETSVLEQNWDNAFLLYGADASFPNNGNDSWAAKYAARRDNAGFYTNLKTAFLTGRAAITAGEEFTDERNRAVVDIRENWEKALAATAINYLYSAKNGLLNATDDAGTASAYHAWAEAYAFMYGFRGVDSDFRIISDVEVNNVLGYLKSSPALFTQDNIGDIDSAIDAIAQVYNFQDPTIFEINDVSANNR, encoded by the coding sequence ATGCGTAAGCCTCTTTATACACTACTTGTTTTTGGTGCATTGTTCGCTTCTTGTAGCGAAGACGATGACAGCCCTATGGTAAATGAGCTGGAAGTGCCACAGACCTATACATTCCAGTCTTTTAATGCCTCTGGTAGCTCCGGTGAGGCTATAACTGATGATCTTGCCGAACTGGCCGGCTATATGAAGACCGGAAGGCCCGGTGATGCAGGAGATCCTGACCGTAACCAAACACTCAATAGCCAGAGCCTTTTGGAGATTTATACAAATAATGGGAATACCCCCAGCCTGAGCGCTGTTACTACCAGTGAATACGATGCTCTGGTACGCGACTGGTTCAGCGAGATTGCTGCTGCCAGCGGTAATACATATGGTGAAGGTGCTGAGGGAGGCACCTATGGTGGCTATTTGGTAGATGAAAATGCCGTTGAGCTGGAGCAATTTATAGAAAAAGGCTTGTATGGCGCGGCTCTGTATAACCAGGCAGTGACTGTACACCTTAATACTAACAACACCACTGAAGGGCTGGGTGCTACTGAAACATCTGTTTTAGAGCAAAACTGGGACAATGCCTTCCTGCTCTATGGTGCTGACGCTTCTTTCCCCAATAATGGAAACGACTCATGGGCTGCTAAATATGCTGCCCGCCGCGATAATGCAGGGTTTTATACCAATTTGAAAACGGCGTTCCTTACCGGCCGTGCTGCCATTACTGCAGGCGAAGAGTTTACAGACGAGCGAAACCGTGCCGTAGTTGACATCCGCGAAAACTGGGAAAAAGCTCTGGCTGCTACAGCTATCAATTACCTGTACTCTGCTAAAAACGGCTTGCTTAATGCGACGGATGATGCGGGTACTGCCTCAGCTTACCATGCATGGGCCGAAGCATACGCATTTATGTACGGTTTCAGAGGAGTAGATAGTGACTTCCGCATTATTTCAGACGTGGAAGTTAACAATGTACTCGGTTACCTGAAGAGTTCCCCCGCCCTGTTTACTCAGGATAATATTGGGGATATTGATAGTGCGATTGATGCAATTGCTCAGGTATACAACTTCCAGGACCCTACTATTTTTGAGATAAACGATGTTAGCGCCAATAATAGATAA
- a CDS encoding imelysin family protein, translating into MRHTKLYIYSLAVFILLIQACSSDDGGEGVSEFDRQAMLENIGTNLIVPAYEELDMETGALSTAIDAFVADPTVSNLMAARTAWESAFTAWQYAAPYNFGPADTNVGMLSVLIATWPVDVSLVEQKITSGDLAMNTLDRDTRGFLTAEYLLFGNGKDEATVVADFSGAENDNRRKYLVAVVDDIDTRVNEVDAGWDTYLSSFISNDGTSPGSSVSLLFNEFNRYFELVKNFKIGLPAGTRPGQEAPAPGTTEAYYSKQSLQYAFYSLEAVENIWYGRGANGTDAVGFEEYLASVPGGPELAQDTKASWSNLLATMNAIPSQQPLSESVVSNQQAVADAYTALQQHTRYFKSDLSSRLGISITYSSGDGD; encoded by the coding sequence ATGAGACATACTAAGCTTTATATCTATAGTCTGGCAGTTTTTATCCTGCTAATTCAGGCCTGCTCTTCAGACGATGGTGGAGAGGGCGTTAGTGAGTTTGACCGGCAGGCTATGCTGGAGAATATTGGCACAAACCTTATCGTGCCTGCTTACGAGGAGCTGGACATGGAAACCGGAGCCCTGAGTACTGCTATAGATGCTTTTGTTGCTGATCCTACTGTAAGTAACCTGATGGCAGCCCGAACAGCTTGGGAGAGTGCCTTTACAGCTTGGCAGTATGCCGCACCATATAATTTTGGTCCCGCCGATACTAATGTGGGTATGTTATCAGTGTTGATAGCTACATGGCCTGTGGATGTGTCGCTGGTGGAGCAAAAGATTACTTCAGGTGATTTGGCAATGAATACGCTGGATAGAGATACCCGGGGCTTTTTAACCGCTGAATACCTGTTGTTCGGTAACGGAAAGGATGAGGCTACTGTGGTTGCTGACTTTAGCGGGGCAGAAAATGATAACCGCCGTAAATACCTGGTGGCGGTAGTAGATGACATTGATACCCGGGTAAATGAGGTCGATGCGGGATGGGATACTTACCTATCCTCATTTATCTCCAATGACGGTACTTCGCCGGGAAGTTCTGTTTCCCTGCTATTCAATGAATTTAACCGGTACTTTGAGCTTGTCAAAAACTTTAAGATAGGTCTGCCGGCAGGAACACGCCCGGGTCAGGAGGCCCCTGCTCCCGGTACGACGGAGGCATATTACAGCAAGCAGTCTTTACAATATGCCTTTTATAGCCTGGAAGCCGTAGAAAATATCTGGTATGGCCGGGGGGCAAATGGTACCGACGCAGTCGGGTTTGAAGAATACCTTGCCAGTGTGCCCGGCGGGCCAGAGCTTGCGCAGGACACTAAAGCTTCATGGAGTAATTTATTGGCCACCATGAATGCTATTCCCTCTCAGCAGCCACTTTCCGAAAGTGTGGTATCTAATCAGCAGGCAGTGGCAGATGCCTATACTGCCTTGCAGCAACACACCCGCTACTTTAAAAGTGACCTGTCTTCACGACTGGGCATCAGTATCACCTATAGTAGTGGAGACGGTGACTAA
- a CDS encoding HTTM domain-containing protein has protein sequence MRRDVHIAPLAVFRVLFGLAMTISTIRFISLGWIDKQYVEPVMHFTYYGFEWVKALPALGMYALFGVLLLSGIGIMIGAWYRISAPLFFLVFTYIELIDKTYYLNHYYFVSIVALLLAVVPAHRYFSIDVLRNPGSQRTTVPFWVIGIFQAQLGIVYFYAGLAKINEDWLLHAMPLRIWLPAQDNMPVIGPLLRQTWAAYVFSWAGMLYDVFIPFLLLIRRTRWLAYAAVVAFHSLTGYFFQIGVFPLVMILCTLIFFSESFHIKLIRRVREAFRLRATESLSASWQPAVGSRNLYAAFLLIYFTIQIALPWRYLLYPGNMFWTEEGYRFGWRVMLMEKAGTATFFVRNPETGKEGVVVNSEFLNAHQEKQMAMQPDMVLEYASFLASYYQKQGMKTPEVRAEVWVTLNGRRSRLLVDPKVNLAARQENLFPKDWILPLNNMVMQPEWVAEAENNGVDED, from the coding sequence TTGCGGCGCGATGTACACATCGCGCCTTTGGCCGTTTTCAGGGTGCTGTTTGGGCTTGCTATGACCATCAGTACCATCAGATTTATTTCATTAGGTTGGATAGATAAGCAGTACGTAGAGCCGGTCATGCATTTTACCTACTACGGGTTTGAGTGGGTGAAAGCCTTACCTGCCCTGGGCATGTATGCTCTTTTCGGTGTACTGCTATTGAGCGGAATAGGCATTATGATAGGAGCGTGGTACCGTATTTCCGCCCCGCTCTTTTTCCTGGTTTTTACTTACATCGAGCTCATTGATAAGACTTACTACCTCAACCACTACTACTTCGTTAGTATTGTAGCCCTGTTGTTGGCGGTAGTTCCTGCCCACCGCTATTTTTCAATCGATGTGTTACGTAACCCCGGCTCCCAGCGGACAACAGTACCCTTCTGGGTAATAGGTATATTTCAGGCACAACTTGGCATTGTATATTTCTATGCCGGGTTAGCGAAAATAAATGAAGACTGGCTATTACATGCGATGCCACTGCGTATTTGGCTGCCAGCACAGGATAACATGCCCGTAATCGGGCCACTACTGCGCCAGACCTGGGCAGCCTATGTTTTTAGCTGGGCGGGAATGCTGTACGATGTATTTATCCCCTTTCTACTATTAATAAGGCGCACCCGATGGCTGGCCTATGCTGCCGTGGTAGCCTTCCATAGCCTTACAGGTTACTTTTTTCAGATCGGGGTCTTTCCCTTAGTCATGATTTTGTGTACGCTGATATTTTTCAGTGAGTCTTTCCATATAAAGCTTATTCGCCGGGTACGCGAGGCATTCAGGCTGAGGGCGACTGAGTCCCTTTCAGCTTCATGGCAACCTGCTGTCGGTAGCAGGAACCTCTATGCTGCTTTTTTACTAATCTATTTTACGATACAGATAGCACTTCCCTGGCGCTATCTTTTGTACCCTGGTAATATGTTTTGGACAGAAGAAGGCTATCGCTTTGGGTGGCGGGTGATGCTGATGGAAAAAGCCGGTACAGCTACATTTTTTGTGCGTAATCCTGAAACGGGTAAAGAAGGCGTAGTGGTGAATAGTGAGTTTCTCAATGCCCACCAGGAAAAACAAATGGCAATGCAGCCAGACATGGTACTGGAGTATGCATCTTTTCTGGCCTCCTATTACCAAAAGCAGGGCATGAAAACCCCTGAAGTGAGAGCCGAAGTGTGGGTGACGCTTAATGGCAGGAGAAGCCGTCTTCTGGTAGATCCAAAGGTAAACCTTGCGGCCAGGCAGGAAAACCTGTTTCCTAAAGACTGGATATTGCCGCTAAATAATATGGTAATGCAACCGGAGTGGGTAGCTGAGGCAGAAAATAACGGGGTGGATGAGGATTAA
- a CDS encoding TonB-dependent receptor domain-containing protein, translating to MRINKRTGLLVLLLCTCITVIARQGDLTVYGKVLTPSGEPVEEASVFIENTSVITTTDDGGRYRLEDVISEVVRVVVFYPGTETQVKEVNQRSGSVEVNFTLSELSEELEEVVISDILEKSYGIRRLRSVEGMGIYEAKKSEVIVLEDITANLATNNPRQAFAKVPGLLIWESDGAGLQLGIGARGLSPNRTSHFNVRQNGYDISADALGYPESYYTPPLEALKQIELVRGAASLQYGTQFGGMLNFVFKRGPEDRKFSFTSRQTIGSFGLFNSFNSVGGQVGKVNYYGFYQHKRGDGWRPNSGFDLDMAYGAVSVDLSDKLTIGSDFTYMHYLAQQPGGLTDVDFQNDPRQSKRDRNFFMVDWNLASLTLDYRLSDRTKINSRNFFLYSGREALGNLSRITMVDLGGNRTLLSDSYRNYGNETRLMHHYPMGSQKNVLLVGTRFYTGHTNRKQGDASDGADTDFRFLNPDNLENSDFDFPNRNLALFAENIFNVTQKFSITPGVRLEYIRTRSEGFYRQVVRDFAGNIISDNRFDESKNNERAFVLGGVGLSYKLNEDRELYGNFSQNFRSITFSDLRVVNENVRVDENLTDERGFNIDLGIRGSERDGLINYDVSAFYLRYNDRIGFVNRIDTVLNIDQRYRSNVGNAYSAGIEAFAEADIWRLAAGKGSRHGLNLFVNAAFINAEYLSSNLPDLEDQQGNVSTKGKKLELVSPFTLRTGLNYSQGNFSLSSQFSYTHQHYTDAFNTEFTPTAVSGVIPSYYVVDISARYSYRKFTLSGGVNNATDNKYFTRRADGYPGPGIIPADGRSIYLTLGFTY from the coding sequence ATGAGGATTAACAAACGTACAGGCCTGCTGGTCCTTCTCTTGTGTACATGCATAACTGTGATAGCTCGCCAGGGCGACCTCACAGTGTATGGAAAGGTGCTTACACCTTCCGGTGAGCCTGTAGAGGAGGCCTCTGTTTTCATTGAAAATACTTCCGTGATTACCACTACTGATGACGGCGGCCGCTACAGGCTGGAAGATGTTATTTCTGAAGTGGTAAGGGTGGTGGTCTTTTACCCCGGTACAGAAACCCAGGTAAAAGAAGTAAACCAGCGCAGCGGTTCGGTAGAAGTTAACTTTACACTTTCAGAACTTAGCGAAGAGCTGGAAGAGGTAGTAATATCTGATATACTTGAAAAGAGCTATGGCATCAGGCGCTTGCGTTCAGTAGAAGGTATGGGTATCTATGAAGCCAAGAAAAGCGAAGTAATCGTATTGGAAGATATTACGGCTAACTTGGCGACAAATAACCCGCGTCAGGCTTTTGCCAAGGTACCTGGCCTGCTGATATGGGAAAGTGACGGAGCCGGTCTTCAGTTGGGTATCGGTGCCCGGGGCCTGAGTCCAAATCGTACCAGCCACTTTAATGTGAGGCAAAACGGTTATGACATCAGCGCAGATGCTCTTGGGTACCCCGAGAGCTACTATACCCCACCGCTCGAAGCTCTCAAACAAATAGAGCTGGTGCGTGGTGCTGCTTCTCTTCAGTATGGCACCCAATTTGGAGGAATGCTGAATTTCGTTTTCAAGCGTGGCCCGGAAGATCGAAAGTTTAGCTTTACAAGCCGTCAGACCATCGGGTCATTTGGCCTGTTTAACTCATTTAACAGTGTAGGCGGACAGGTGGGAAAGGTAAACTACTATGGGTTTTACCAGCACAAGCGAGGCGACGGCTGGCGACCAAATAGTGGGTTTGATCTGGACATGGCTTATGGTGCCGTTAGTGTTGACCTATCCGATAAGCTTACTATCGGTTCGGACTTTACCTACATGCATTATCTTGCCCAGCAGCCAGGTGGACTTACCGATGTGGACTTTCAAAATGATCCCCGCCAAAGCAAGCGTGACCGTAACTTCTTCATGGTAGACTGGAATCTGGCATCGCTTACGCTTGACTACCGCCTTTCCGACCGTACAAAGATTAATAGCCGCAATTTTTTCCTGTACTCAGGACGTGAGGCCCTGGGCAATCTCAGCCGTATCACCATGGTAGACCTTGGAGGGAATCGTACATTACTAAGTGATAGCTACCGTAATTATGGTAACGAAACCCGCCTGATGCACCATTATCCGATGGGTAGTCAAAAGAACGTACTCCTGGTGGGTACCCGTTTCTATACGGGCCACACTAACCGTAAGCAGGGAGATGCCAGTGATGGTGCTGATACAGATTTCAGGTTTCTGAACCCGGACAATCTTGAAAACAGCGACTTCGACTTCCCTAATCGTAACCTGGCTCTGTTTGCGGAAAACATATTTAACGTAACTCAAAAGTTCAGTATTACCCCCGGGGTGCGGTTGGAATACATCAGGACCCGGTCCGAGGGCTTTTACCGTCAGGTTGTGAGAGATTTTGCGGGTAATATCATCTCAGATAACCGGTTTGACGAAAGCAAGAATAACGAGAGAGCCTTTGTACTCGGCGGTGTAGGCCTGAGTTATAAGCTTAATGAAGACCGTGAGCTCTACGGAAACTTTAGCCAAAACTTCCGTTCCATTACGTTTAGCGATCTGAGGGTGGTAAATGAGAATGTCAGGGTGGATGAAAACCTTACAGACGAGCGGGGCTTCAATATAGATTTGGGAATTAGAGGCTCAGAGAGGGATGGGTTAATTAATTACGATGTCAGCGCTTTTTACCTTCGCTACAACGACCGCATCGGGTTCGTAAACCGCATAGATACTGTGCTGAACATTGACCAGCGATACCGCAGTAATGTCGGTAATGCCTACAGCGCTGGCATAGAGGCATTTGCTGAGGCAGATATATGGAGGCTCGCCGCAGGGAAAGGCTCCAGGCACGGCCTCAACCTTTTTGTTAATGCGGCATTTATTAATGCCGAATACCTGAGCAGTAACCTGCCTGACCTAGAAGATCAGCAAGGGAATGTAAGTACCAAAGGAAAAAAACTGGAGCTGGTAAGTCCATTCACATTACGCACCGGGCTCAACTACAGCCAAGGTAATTTCTCCCTTAGCAGCCAGTTCAGTTATACTCACCAGCACTACACCGATGCGTTCAATACGGAATTTACCCCCACTGCCGTGTCCGGGGTTATCCCTAGCTATTATGTTGTGGATATCTCAGCAAGGTATTCCTATCGCAAGTTCACCTTATCGGGGGGAGTAAATAACGCGACAGATAATAAGTACTTTACAAGGCGGGCCGATGGCTATCCCGGCCCGGGTATTATTCCTGCCGATGGCAGAAGCATCTACCTGACTCTCGGTTTTACCTATTAA
- a CDS encoding RNA methyltransferase, producing MRKLKTEELQRLSIEEFKIKKKIPLVLVLDNVRSMANVGSTFRTGDAFRIEKILLCGITAQPPHREINKTALGATDSVDWAYTENTTEAISELKKAGYTIAVVEQAEGSTALQSFMPDPAQKIAVVFGNEVFGVSDEVIELADVVLEIPQYGTKHSLNISVTVGIVTWDIFSKMNPPVD from the coding sequence ATGAGAAAACTGAAAACGGAAGAGCTGCAACGGCTCAGTATCGAAGAATTCAAAATTAAGAAAAAAATCCCATTGGTTTTGGTGCTGGATAATGTCCGGAGTATGGCCAATGTAGGCTCCACTTTTCGTACAGGTGATGCCTTCCGAATCGAAAAAATTTTACTTTGTGGCATTACAGCTCAACCGCCTCATCGTGAAATCAATAAAACTGCTCTTGGCGCCACCGATTCTGTGGATTGGGCCTATACGGAAAACACCACAGAAGCAATTAGTGAGTTGAAAAAGGCAGGGTACACAATTGCAGTGGTGGAGCAGGCAGAAGGCAGCACGGCCCTTCAGAGCTTCATGCCTGATCCTGCTCAGAAGATTGCTGTAGTTTTTGGCAACGAAGTCTTCGGTGTTTCTGACGAAGTTATAGAATTAGCTGATGTGGTTTTGGAAATACCCCAGTATGGGACGAAGCACTCTCTGAATATATCTGTCACTGTAGGAATAGTGACCTGGGATATTTTCTCTAAAATGAATCCTCCTGTCGACTGA
- the mutS gene encoding DNA mismatch repair protein MutS: MAKKSKKEAKETPLMKQYNAIKAKYPGALLLFRVGDFYETFGEDAVTASKVLEIVLTKRANGAASHIELAGFPHHSLESYLPRLVRAGHRVAICDQLEDPKSVKGIVKRGVTELVTPGLAYNDHVLEKNQNNFLASVSFGKDVVGISFLDLSTGEFMTAEGTPEYVDKLLQGFQPSEVIFSKQQKEVFQKYFRDQYNTFGLEDWVYQHDYAYETLTAHFQTTNLKGFGVENIPLGVVAAGAVLHYLKETEHKEFSHISSLSRIEEDRYVWLDKFTIRNLELIYPQQDGGIPLINIIDATVTPMGGRMLKKWVVLPLKEKRAIEERLGMVKALLNEDELRDELLQHLKLIGDVERLISKVAVGRINPREMLQLKKALKNTVPIKNRLSGSGQATLTRLGDQLHLCEYLLDKIETELQDEVPIVSNQGNLIRDGIDAELDDLRKIAFSGKDYLVQIQRREMEKTGISSLKIAYNKVFGYYLEVTNAHKDKVPSEWIRKQTLVNAERYITEELKQYEEKILTAEEKMVQIEQRLFSELVLAAVDYISQVQQNARILATLDCLISFACKARTNRYCEPVISEGYELEITDGRHPVIERQLPAGEEYVPNDTTLNTKEAQIMIITGPNMAGKSALLRQTALIVLMAQMGSFVPATAATIGMVDKVFTRVGASDNLARGESTFMVEMTETASILNNLSDRSLVLMDEIGRGTSTYDGISIAWSIVEFLHNHPKFRAKTLFATHYHELNQIAEDFPRVRNFNVSVKEVGNKVIFMRKLKEGGSEHSFGIHVAQMAGMPNQVVIRAADIMHHLEKDKIRHNKRQERLREMPKNNYQLSLFEIDPRMEKAKEALEALDINTISPVEALLKLNELKGLMEEKK, translated from the coding sequence ATGGCTAAAAAATCCAAAAAGGAAGCAAAAGAAACCCCTCTGATGAAACAGTACAATGCCATTAAGGCAAAGTACCCCGGTGCTTTACTGCTATTTAGGGTCGGAGATTTTTATGAGACTTTTGGGGAAGATGCTGTTACGGCCAGCAAGGTACTGGAAATCGTATTAACTAAACGGGCAAACGGAGCTGCTTCACATATAGAGTTAGCTGGTTTTCCCCATCACTCCCTGGAAAGTTACCTGCCACGACTGGTACGTGCAGGACACCGTGTGGCCATTTGTGATCAGTTGGAAGACCCAAAAAGCGTAAAGGGAATAGTGAAAAGAGGGGTTACTGAATTAGTTACCCCCGGGCTGGCTTACAATGACCACGTCCTTGAGAAAAATCAGAATAACTTTTTGGCCTCTGTATCCTTTGGAAAAGATGTGGTCGGCATATCGTTTCTGGACCTGAGTACCGGTGAGTTTATGACCGCAGAGGGTACCCCGGAATATGTAGATAAGCTTCTGCAAGGGTTTCAGCCTAGTGAAGTAATCTTTAGCAAGCAGCAAAAAGAAGTCTTTCAGAAATATTTTCGTGATCAGTATAACACCTTTGGGCTGGAAGACTGGGTATACCAGCACGATTATGCTTACGAAACCCTGACGGCTCATTTCCAGACCACAAACCTCAAAGGATTTGGTGTGGAGAATATTCCTTTGGGCGTGGTGGCCGCCGGTGCCGTGTTACACTACCTGAAAGAAACGGAGCACAAAGAATTTAGTCATATCTCCTCTCTAAGTCGTATAGAAGAGGATCGATATGTATGGCTGGACAAGTTTACCATACGGAACCTGGAGCTTATTTACCCTCAGCAGGATGGAGGTATACCCCTGATAAACATAATCGATGCTACAGTGACCCCTATGGGGGGGCGTATGCTGAAAAAGTGGGTAGTCCTTCCTCTGAAGGAAAAAAGAGCCATTGAAGAACGGCTTGGTATGGTCAAGGCCCTGCTCAATGAGGATGAACTTCGCGATGAGTTGCTGCAGCACCTAAAACTCATAGGCGATGTAGAGCGACTGATTTCCAAAGTGGCTGTGGGGAGGATTAATCCCCGGGAAATGCTCCAGCTAAAAAAGGCTCTCAAAAATACAGTCCCCATAAAAAACCGTCTCTCTGGCTCAGGACAAGCCACCCTTACCAGACTGGGAGATCAGCTTCATTTATGCGAATATTTGCTTGACAAAATAGAGACCGAATTACAGGATGAGGTTCCCATCGTATCAAATCAGGGAAACCTTATCCGTGATGGAATAGACGCTGAACTGGATGATCTGCGTAAAATTGCCTTTAGCGGGAAAGACTACCTGGTACAGATCCAGCGCCGTGAGATGGAAAAAACGGGTATCAGCTCCCTGAAGATCGCCTATAATAAAGTATTCGGCTATTACCTTGAGGTTACCAATGCTCATAAAGATAAGGTGCCTTCCGAGTGGATTCGAAAGCAAACCCTCGTAAACGCTGAGCGCTATATTACCGAAGAGCTGAAACAGTATGAGGAGAAAATATTGACCGCTGAGGAGAAAATGGTGCAGATAGAGCAGCGCCTGTTCTCCGAATTAGTGCTTGCTGCTGTAGATTACATTTCTCAGGTGCAGCAAAATGCACGTATACTGGCCACTCTCGACTGTCTCATCAGTTTTGCCTGCAAGGCGCGTACAAACCGCTATTGCGAGCCGGTAATTTCAGAAGGGTATGAGCTGGAAATTACAGATGGTCGCCATCCTGTGATTGAAAGGCAGTTGCCTGCAGGGGAGGAGTATGTGCCTAATGATACGACGCTTAATACCAAAGAGGCCCAGATCATGATCATTACAGGGCCCAATATGGCCGGTAAATCTGCACTGCTTCGCCAGACAGCCCTTATCGTACTTATGGCACAGATGGGAAGCTTTGTGCCTGCCACGGCCGCTACTATAGGCATGGTAGATAAGGTATTTACGCGGGTAGGCGCTTCAGATAACCTGGCAAGAGGAGAGTCCACATTTATGGTGGAAATGACCGAAACCGCCAGTATTTTAAATAATCTGTCTGACCGTAGCCTGGTGCTGATGGATGAAATAGGCAGGGGCACTAGTACCTACGATGGCATTTCCATAGCCTGGTCCATAGTGGAATTCCTTCATAACCATCCTAAATTTCGCGCCAAGACCTTATTTGCCACCCACTACCATGAGCTCAATCAGATAGCCGAGGATTTTCCGCGTGTACGTAACTTCAATGTTTCTGTAAAAGAAGTAGGAAATAAGGTGATTTTTATGCGGAAGCTCAAAGAGGGCGGAAGTGAGCACAGCTTTGGTATTCATGTGGCACAAATGGCTGGAATGCCTAACCAGGTGGTTATTCGCGCTGCAGATATTATGCATCACTTGGAAAAGGATAAAATCCGGCACAATAAGCGGCAGGAAAGACTTAGGGAAATGCCCAAAAATAATTATCAACTCAGCCTCTTTGAAATAGATCCGCGCATGGAAAAAGCTAAGGAAGCGCTGGAGGCACTTGATATCAATACTATCTCTCCGGTAGAAGCCCTTCTTAAGCTTAATGAACTAAAAGGGCTGATGGAGGAGAAAAAGTAA